A window of the Actinomycetota bacterium genome harbors these coding sequences:
- a CDS encoding VOC family protein — MALKGIHHITAITGDAPGNVDFYVRILGLRMVKKTVNFDVPDVYHLYFADETGSPGSILTFFEYPGAARGRHGSGMIHTIQWGVAGEAALDFWVSRLADEGIGSIRLPDRLQLEDPEGLGIELVVDPPGEPSLAASWPEIPPEFALTGFSGVRVYGRVPSSRELKAAAAGRHVVDSDSVLAGTLGFARLPAEASAYRLTEGVRDATYSYDEPPSAPGRQGAGSVHHIAWACEPDEQAGWQERVAEGHLSPTPIIDRQYFYSIYFREPSGVLFEIATIGPGFAIDEPIDELGESLQLPPQHEHLRAQLEQRLTPLTNPRQAAAPEVG, encoded by the coding sequence ATGGCTCTCAAAGGTATCCACCACATCACCGCCATCACCGGCGACGCCCCCGGCAACGTGGACTTCTACGTACGGATTCTGGGGCTTCGGATGGTCAAGAAGACCGTCAACTTCGACGTTCCAGACGTCTACCACCTCTACTTCGCCGACGAAACCGGCAGCCCCGGCAGCATCCTCACCTTCTTCGAGTATCCCGGCGCAGCCAGAGGCCGGCACGGCTCCGGAATGATCCACACCATCCAGTGGGGAGTCGCCGGCGAGGCGGCCCTGGACTTCTGGGTGAGCCGCCTGGCGGACGAGGGAATCGGCTCGATTCGCCTGCCCGATCGACTGCAGCTGGAGGATCCCGAGGGACTGGGCATAGAGCTGGTAGTGGACCCCCCGGGCGAGCCGTCGCTTGCCGCCTCCTGGCCCGAGATTCCCCCCGAGTTCGCACTCACCGGCTTCTCGGGAGTCCGGGTCTACGGCCGGGTGCCATCCTCCAGGGAACTGAAGGCGGCGGCGGCCGGCCGGCACGTTGTCGACAGCGACTCGGTCCTTGCCGGCACCCTCGGCTTCGCCCGGCTGCCGGCTGAGGCGTCCGCCTATCGCCTGACCGAGGGCGTCCGGGACGCCACCTACTCCTACGACGAGCCACCGTCGGCCCCAGGTCGCCAGGGCGCCGGGTCGGTGCACCACATCGCTTGGGCGTGCGAGCCCGACGAGCAAGCCGGCTGGCAGGAGCGGGTCGCGGAGGGGCACCTCAGTCCAACCCCGATCATCGACCGTCAGTACTTCTACTCGATCTACTTCCGGGAGCCGAGCGGCGTGCTCTTCGAGATTGCGACCATCGGCCCCGGCTTCGCCATCGACGAGCCTATCGACGAACTCGGCGAGTCTCTGCAGCTGCCGCCCCAGCACGAACATCTGCGGGCTCAGCTAGAGCAGAGGCTCACGCCTCTTACGAACCCCCGGCAGGCGGCTGCGCCGGAGGTGGGCTGA